Part of the Cryptococcus neoformans var. grubii H99 chromosome 2, complete sequence genome is shown below.
TGGAGGTAGCGAAAGTAATAGCATAGTCTTTCTCTTGTGCTTATACCCAGTCTATAAAGAATAACATTAAGCATGCTCAATAACAAGGGTACTGTTGGCATTGCGACCACTGAAAGTAGACATTTTTCATTTGGACGTATATAGTTGGGGATTGACCCTCTGTATTGTTGTGCCCGGGGCCCATCCCTCGTTATCTCGGTGGTCGACAGTCACGAATTAGCCGAGGTCTCGGCACACATTAGCTTCCGCGCATATAACCATCATTTCACATCCCCATTCCGGCCGCTGCCCTTCCGGAGAGTTGGCATCAGCTATAAAGCAATGTTTAGTATCTTGACAAAAACTGCAACAAATTTATTACTACTCCAAACCAGAAGAAAAGTAGTCCTACAACAGATCAGAACCATGTCTGTATTCGACACCTCTCGGTCCGTTCAtctgtccctttttttctccgGTAGGAGCTATCCGGCTAACTTGACGACGCAGATTGGCTGGTAAAACTGGTATGCTCTCTTTATAGTTCTATACACGAAAGCAACCCATCCTGATACCTTATCTAAGTCCTTGTGACTGGTGCCTCCGCCGGTATCGGCGCCTCAACTGCCGAGCTTTTCGCCAAATGCGGGTCCAATGTCGTCCTTCTCGCCCGACGGGTGGAAAATCTTCAAGCAGTGAAAGCTTACTGTGAAGCTGCCCACAAGGAGTCTGGGATAAAGGGCGGTAAAGTGGTCGTTATTGAGGCAGACATGCAGAAGAACGAACACTTGGATGCCGTTCCCACCAAGCTTGAAGGCTTGGAAGTTGACATGTCAGTGCACAAGATTGTAGGTTGGTAAGGCACCTATAAGCTGATTAGGTCTCCCGTAGTCTTGTCAACAATGCTGGTATGGTGAGAGGTAAAGAACAAGTGGGAGGTATGTAATCATCCTAAATGAATATGGGAATAAAGCTGATAAGTAATGGTACTGCATATTAGACATCTGTTGGTCACGCATCATTTCACCCCTGATTGAAGTGTTGAGCTTACCCAGTTTAAATGTCCTGCAGCCGACGATGACATCAATGTGATGTTCTCAACCAACGGTAAGCTACTATGTATGTGGTTCCTTGTATTGTACTGATCATATACTTTTCCAGTTCTCGGCCTCATTCACTTGACTCAGATCTTTGTTCGTCAATTCAAGCAACGAAACGCCGGCATGATCATCAACCTCGGTTCCATCGCCGGTCGTGAACCTTACGCGGGTGGCGCTATTTACTGCGCTACTAAGCATGCCCTTGCCGCTTTCACCGGCAGTTTGTTAAGAGAACTTGTCAACACCCCCATCAGAGTTTGTGAGGTTCAACCGGGTATGGTGGAGACGGAGTTCTCCATTGTCAGATTCAGGGGCGACAAGGACGCTGCCGATGCTGTTTACAAGGGAATTCAGCCATGTGCGTGTTATAGTTCCAAGTAAAGACGAAAACGTAACTGACGGGTTTTGCTCAGTGGTTGCTCATGATATCGCCGAAGAAATCGTTTGGTGTGCCTCTAGGCCTGCGCATGTCAATATTGCTCAACTCTGTAAGACGATTGGTCTTCAAGAAATGTGTACCGGACtgatttctttttcccagTTGTCATGCCTGTCAACCAAGCCACGCCTACGCTTGCTCATCGAAGTTCTTAAAGTCATGAAACATGGTTCAGATAGTAAATGCCAAAACTTAATGCAGCTATATCAAACAAGTACATGGGTATATCTAAACAAGATGCAGTAAAGAGCCGAAAGTAAATCGCACATGTCGCCTATCTCTAAACCTAAGCCCTGgcctccttggccttcctcttctcgatagcctttctctttttctctagcttctccttctcggcAGCCTTTTCGCGGTTGGAGTACTGCATCTTTTCGTAGAGCTTGGCCTTCTTGTTGCTCATCATAATCTTTCTCAAgtcctcctcgcccttcttctctttctgaGAGGCAGGGACCTTCTTGGCGTGCACCTTGGTGGCCTCCTTGAGTTGAGCGCGGAAAGCAGAGTGAGGAACACCGTTGGTTTCAGCTTCGAGTTCAGCGGcgtggagaagagaagcatTTGAGGGGTTCTGAGCGGCAGCGAGAAGAGCGGGAGGGTATTCAGCAGCAACtttctccttgccttcctcttcttcatcctcagaTTCGACCTCATCCTGCTCCgcagcttcctcttcctcatcttcctcacccTCGACAGccttttcaccttcttccaaccagGGCCTGTACAACTCACCCTCGCCGTCCCAAGGACTGAGATGGGGCGGGAGAAGCTGACCAGGGCCGTAGCCTTCACTGCTGATGATTTTTTGCTTGTTGACACAGTCTGCAACCCATTGGGGTTGGACCCAGACCCACTTCCTACCagcttccatctccctcatccTTTCAGCGGTGATAGGTCGGTCGATAATAACGTGGGTGATAGAGTCAGCATTAGGAGCGTCGGCGGGAGTAGGAGCGGTGAGTGAAGTAATGACCTTGCCGCCCATGGCACGAACGACAAATTCCCAAGTTCGGGAAGAGGTTTCTCGAGAAAGATAAAAAGTGTaaggggaaaagagaagattcTGTCGGGCAGGGGTAGAAGAAGTGGCGAGAAGAGAGTTGTAAGTGGTAAGAGGAGCGGAAGCAACGTCGTCTACTTCTTGAGCCTTGCTAGGTCGTTCCACGAagtcctcgtcctcttcctcatcggtCTCCtttgcatcttcatccatgTCCACGTCAGCGTCACCTTCAGCAGCCTCGATGCCCTTGATGGCCTTTCGGATAGCCTTCTTGGACACTTGAGTCTTGCCGTCGGCACCCTCGGCAGCCTTCCTCTCAACAAGCTTGAACGCGCCGACAGACTCTCCCTGCTCGTCGAGTTCGACATCCAAAGGGGGAGGGTACACGAGGTTTTCGTCGGTGTAGAGTTTGAAAAGCACGAATCCAACCATAGTCCTGTAAAGGTCAAGGAAGGTCAAAAGAATCCTAAAGTCGACATCGTGGGGTACGTGTTGTTGGAACTCGAAACCTTCAAGCCATCTTACCCTGACGGGCTCACCACCCTGACCGGGAACCTCACACTCGTAGTAGACGCCCTTGATACCGAGGAACATCTTTCGAAGAGAGTGAGTCCTGATGGCCCAGAGCTTCCATTCAGAAATGAGACGGCCGCACTCGGCAATGACTTCAGAAGGAACGAGAGTCTTTCCGGGGATAGGGTTGGTGGGAAGGGTGGAAAAAAGGTGGACAAGGTTGAGGGGATCCTGGAGATCTTGGAGGGCAAGAGTGAATGTGGGGTATCTAAATGTCTCGGTTAGATGAAAGTtttcaaaaaaaaaaaacaactTGATAAGCACTCACCTCTCCCTAACAAGATGATCCAATCTCGCCACTGGCTTAGCATCTTCCAAGTTCTTCGCCAATCCCCACTCTTGTCTTCCGATGGCCCTGGCAAGCTTCTTGGCAAACGCCTTGTGCTCTCGGAACTTGATGAGCAGAGGCTCGTGGAGAAGGTACTGGATGTCCTTGTGGTAGTAGAATGAAGCAGGGGCCGAAGAGCCCTTGTTGGCACGCTTCTTGTTAAGAGGCTCCCGAGGGTAGATACCTAGTCCAAGGATTAGTTTTAATTCATATCAAGCCATCACAAACATACCCTTCAAAATACAGAGACGCCTAAAGTCGGAGAGAGAAATCTGCAACTTTTTCAAGGCCTGGTTTCTCGTGACATAGTTTTTGGCCCTATATCACTGTCAGTTGGTGATTCCTGTGGGTGATGGTGATACTCACGCTCCGGACTCTCCGCGCTTCTTGATCTTTGCCATTTTTATGGATCTTCTTGGGGAATTAGAGATAGATGTTGAATATTTGGCTGTACATACAAACCTCGAAAGGTGGAGGGAACCCGGAAATTtatttttctcttctttttttaaTATTTTTATCCGGcgacctccactttctctttcctaGGCGACTTGCCCTATAAACCATTTACAAGCCATATACCATACATCAAACACATAGCGATGGCGAGAAAGTGCCCAGTATGTGGTTCcaggaaatggaagagagataGAATCACAGGAAGCGCAATATGCGAGGACGGCCATGTTCTCCAAGTGCGTGCTCTCATTACCATAATAACTATGCAGCTGACTATCGATCAGGACTTCCGCTCGGAGCTGCACGTCGTGGACGGAGCTGTCAACTATGCCCTCACAAGACGCAGACTGGCCAAGGCTCCTCGATATAATAAGAGGAAAATGGAAGGGCGAAGGAATCAAGAATGTGCGTTAAGAGTGCCATGTGACAGCCACAACCCGAGCTAAATGACAACGATAGTCTTTCATGGATCCCAAGCAGAGATTCTGAAGCTGCAGGCCTTTCAATTGCTGCTGAGGCACCAGGTTCATTCCCTGGGGAAGCTGTGGAATCTCCCAGATGCGTTCGAGGTGAGTATTAAGGTTATTAATCATTCCGACTCAATCTACCATGTAACCTACCATGGCCGACCGGCTGATCATGGCATTTGTATGTAGATGATCGTAAAAGACCTCTGGACCTACCAACTTCTCATATCTACTCTTCCAGAATTACCACTCCCCAAaaagcttgaagaacaagaacTTGTACGCCCGTCTACGCCCCCACCTATCCCATATAACCACCCCCAGTTCAAATATGtggttgaggaagacgaggaacAAGATTCTGAGGACGAGGTCGTGCAACATCCTGATCCATATCAACGATATCCTGACTCTGAAAGGTCCGACGTTTCCAAGTCTGatagtgaagaagaagaagaagacgagagggaagaagggccTGATGTGGACCCGGAGATAATAGAGCGTTTAGAGGAGTCAgataaggaggaggaagtcaATCAGTCAAATATGGATGAtaagaaaaaaggagatactcgatggaagaggaaaagacggCTGCGAATTTCGGACACTATTACCACACTCGTGGTCGCCCTCTGGATAATCAGAGTCCCAATCATGGGTTTAGATATTGAACGGTGAGTATGCTTCGTGCGGATAAAATTAATGTTAATACATTACGAAGTTTGATAAGTACTATGGCAATACCTTTCATCGACTTTGGCCACACCACGTATATCCCTGATGAAATGAAAAGACACATGAATAAAGATGTCATGCAAGCCCTTACACCATCCGTGCGTTCCTCATATTTCTTATCATCGGCATGTACTAATCTTGAAATATAACGTTAGCGCTCCCCAACTCCAATCAAAGTCCACGACTCATGCCGCATCTTTGCACGAATACTGAGACGAAAATATGGAGTACAAATACCTTCATTCAACCTTTATCCTGTCAGCTGGCGGATCATTTCCTGTTTGGGAGGTAATCGTACGTGTTACATTTTATCTCTTAGCATATTTTGAGTTATCTTGAATTATGATTTGGGGGTTTGCGATATATCTGCCATCTCCCCATTTCCCTTCAAAGGTTATGGGTGCGGGAAGACGATTGTTTTGGGAACTAATTCACCATGTAGCTGCAATACATCAAATGACTGTCCACCTTTTACGTCTCATGAATATTAATTTCCGCCTTATCACTCGTCAAACCGCTCTCATCACGCGTCCCGTCCGAGGTCGTAGGTTAGGGGACAATTCGACATCAGTTagaagggatgggaagaggaagaggacagGAAGTCctgaagaagatcaaggaggagggaaaatgaaaggaaaggaaaaggaaatgtcgagtgatgaagagatggatggcgatgatctagaagaggaagaagaaagaaatgcaaaaagcaaagagaaagagaaaggagaggaggtaTGGGAAACTTACGAGCGAACCAAGATGATGTACGATGAGTTGCCGCCAGAGGTCAGTGTAGCTGCGGCATGGGTCATTGTGATGAAAATGCTCTATGGATTAGACGGTCAGCCTAGGTACGTGGATTACATTTTCTGCTAGTTGAGCAAGGCTGATGTCTGCTAAAGGAAGGCAATTGTGTCTGAAGACCCTGCTATTGGTCTTCCTCAAGAAGCACCTTGGTTGAAAGAGCTCTGCGAAAGGTTCGAGAATGGCCTGTTTAAGACTCGCGATAGAGGACCTTCCAAGAAACTGTGGGTATAAGTGTAA
Proteins encoded:
- a CDS encoding malonic semialdehyde reductase, coding for MFSILTKTATNLLLLQTRRKVVLQQIRTMSVFDTSRLAGKTVLVTGASAGIGASTAELFAKCGSNVVLLARRVENLQAVKAYCEAAHKESGIKGGKVVVIEADMQKNEHLDAVPTKLEGLEVDILVNNAGMVRGKEQVGDISDDDINVMFSTNVLGLIHLTQIFVRQFKQRNAGMIINLGSIAGREPYAGGAIYCATKHALAAFTGSLLRELVNTPIRVCEVQPGMVETEFSIVRFRGDKDAADAVYKGIQPLVAHDIAEEIVWCASRPAHVNIAQLFVMPVNQATPTLAHRSS
- a CDS encoding RNA polymerase I-specific transcription initiation factor RRN7 translates to MARKCPVCGSRKWKRDRITGSAICEDGHVLQDFRSELHVVDGAVNYALTRRRLAKAPRYNKRKMEGRRNQEFFHGSQAEILKLQAFQLLLRHQVHSLGKLWNLPDAFEMIVKDLWTYQLLISTLPELPLPKKLEEQELVRPSTPPPIPYNHPQFKYVVEEDEEQDSEDEVVQHPDPYQRYPDSERSDVSKSDSEEEEEDEREEGPDVDPEIIERLEESDKEEEVNQSNMDDKKKGDTRWKRKRRLRISDTITTLVVALWIIRVPIMGLDIERLISTMAIPFIDFGHTTYIPDEMKRHMNKDVMQALTPSRSPTPIKVHDSCRIFARILRRKYGVQIPSFNLYPVSWRIISCLGGNPAIHQMTVHLLRLMNINFRLITRQTALITRPVRGRRLGDNSTSVRRDGKRKRTGSPEEDQGGGKMKGKEKEMSSDEEMDGDDLEEEEERNAKSKEKEKGEEVWETYERTKMMYDELPPEVSVAAAWVIVMKMLYGLDGQPRKAIVSEDPAIGLPQEAPWLKELCERFENGLFKTRDRGPSKKLNFITMQEDELDAFLNKSEEILLDHRAPIPDANRFPLPPFKPQQTPIIPPNTWVSHHSSLLTIPYTEISPLSHSSELLPLMPGEKIRSYSTSDRAGMLPKQYETVLKCAAQSIGWKKAVLGKIVEVFERKLIKLKGVRNKKLRALRVRKRAKLERKKKIEEARMAKSKNVAAKVDGLPAQTASRARANDKATKKGRIRAINAVSAPNRTPSRRAAAPSRATSTASATTASTARATSRPLSEGRGIRTSSMTLSTESGPGRARTTSQTSRDIAAKGRLPTLETSVAATPDIISPVIATPRASKTNSRVRSVSPTSETPKRPKIMAAPKSARTSRENSRARSGTPSNRPLAVRTRSMTSLMGEL
- a CDS encoding pescadillo, producing MAKIKKRGESGAAKNYVTRNQALKKLQISLSDFRRLCILKGIYPREPLNKKRANKGSSAPASFYYHKDIQYLLHEPLLIKFREHKAFAKKLARAIGRQEWGLAKNLEDAKPVARLDHLVRERYPTFTLALQDLQDPLNLVHLFSTLPTNPIPGKTLVPSEVIAECGRLISEWKLWAIRTHSLRKMFLGIKGVYYECEVPGQGGEPVRVRWLEGFEFQQHVPHDVDFRILLTFLDLYRTMVGFVLFKLYTDENLVYPPPLDVELDEQGESVGAFKLVERKAAEGADGKTQVSKKAIRKAIKGIEAAEGDADVDMDEDAKETDEEEDEDFVERPSKAQEVDDVASAPLTTYNSLLATSSTPARQNLLFSPYTFYLSRETSSRTWEFVVRAMGGKVITSLTAPTPADAPNADSITHVIIDRPITAERMREMEAGRKWVWVQPQWVADCVNKQKIISSEGYGPGQLLPPHLSPWDGEGELYRPWLEEGEKAVEGEEDEEEEAAEQDEVESEDEEEEGKEKVAAEYPPALLAAAQNPSNASLLHAAELEAETNGVPHSAFRAQLKEATKVHAKKVPASQKEKKGEEDLRKIMMSNKKAKLYEKMQYSNREKAAEKEKLEKKRKAIEKRKAKEARA